A section of the Oreochromis aureus strain Israel breed Guangdong linkage group 22, ZZ_aureus, whole genome shotgun sequence genome encodes:
- the lpcat1 gene encoding lysophosphatidylcholine acyltransferase 1 — protein MKPSNSRPSGGGKNPFVHELKLTMTEKIKIGLMSVTVFPVRLLLVSFLMLLAWPFAFTASLGRSEFAIEPQSWWRRFIDLCLRAIMRAMWFCGGFHWIKVKGQRVEPSEAPILTVAPHSSYFDAIPVTMTMCSIVTKLESRSIPVWGTLISYIRPVFVFRSDQDSRRKTVEEIRRRACSGGKWPQIMIFPEGTCTNRSGLILFKAGAFIPGLPVQPVILRYPNKLDTITWTWKGPGAFHILWLTLCQPHNSIEIEYLPVYSPSNEEKENPALFASNVRKLMAKALDLPLKDLSFDDIEISLSHGPLGIYDYSSLLEFNQLICRLGLRAATTDRVLEEQARRARKLQGDKLGLEDFAQFLSLPVTDTLKEVHSFFDEHRDGQIDVRRYVIALSTVRRPTKSMETLKLAFKMYESEESGEILEEELAGILEIMLGVKEVQLSSVSLTLGPDTGKITYDDLLHYIQQYPHFALDCLHFKDHPQDFCAGRSQSCNGQSRSKDD, from the exons ATGAAGCCTTCAAACAGTCGCCCTTCAGGAGGGGGTAAAAACCCTTTCGTGCACGAGCTCAAATTGACcatgacagaaaaaataaag ATAGGACTCATGTCAGTTACAGTTTTTCCTGTGCGGCTCCTGCTGGTCTCTTTCCTCATGCTGCTGGCGTGGCCCTTCGCCTTCACGGCTTCTCTGGGACGTTCGGAGTTTGCGATTGAGCCGCAGTCGTGGTGGAGGAG GTTTATAGACCTGTGTCTAAGAGCGATCATGCGAGCCATGTGGTTTTGCGGAGGTTTCCATTGGATCAAAGTGAAGGGACAACGGGTAGAACCCTCTGAAGCGCCCATCCTCACTGTGGCACCACATTCTTCTTACTTTGATGCCATCCCAGTCACTATGACCATGTGCTCCATAGTCACCAAACTGGAAAGCAGGAGCATCCCAGTCTGGGGCA CTTTGATCAGCTACATCAGGCCAGTGTTCGTGTTTCGGTCAGACCAAGACTCGAGACGAAAAACTGTCGAGGAAATCAGGCGGAGAGCGTGCTCGGGAGGGAAGTGGCCTCAG ATCATGATATTCCCGGAGGGGACCTGCACCAACAGGTCGGGTCTAATCTTATTCAAGGCTG GTGCTTTCATCCCAGGACTCCCAGTGCAGCCAGTGATACTACGCTACCCAAACAAACTG GATACTATTACATGGACGTGGAAAGGTCCCGGAGC GTTTCACATTTTGTGGCTCACTCTGTGCCAGCCTCATAACTCCATTGAGATTGAG TATTTGCCTGTTTACAGTCCATCGAACGAGGAGAAAGAAAACCCTGCGCTGTTCGCCAGCAACGTCAGAAAGCTCATGGCCAA GGCGTTGGACCTGCCGCTCAAAGACCTGTCATTTGATGACATTGAGATCAGCCTATCGCACGGCCCGCTGGGCATATATGATTATAGCAGCCTCCTAGAGTTCAACCAGCTAATATGTCGTTTAGG ACTGAGAGCAGCAACAACAGACAGGGTGCTTGAAGAGCAGGCCAGGAGAGCCAGGAAGCTGCAGGGAGACAAACTGGGTTTGGAGGACTTTGCCCAGTTCCTCAGCCTCCCTGTTACAGACACACTTAAAGAAGTTCACAGTTTCTTTGATGAG CACAGAGATGGACAGATAGATGTCAGACGCTACGTTATCGCTCTGTCTACCGTTCGTCGACCCACAAAGTCAATGGAAACCCTCAAACTGGCCTTTAAG ATGTATGAGAGCGAGGAGAGCGGGGAAATCCTGGAGGAGGAGCTAGCCGGCATCTTGGAAATCATGTTAGGAGTGAAGGAAGTGCAACTTTCAAGTGTGAGCTTAACGCTCGGACCCGACACAGGAAAGATCACTTATG ATGATCTTCTTCATTACATCCAGCAGTATCCACACTTTGCTCTGGACTGCCTCCACTTTAAAGACCATCCACAGGATTTCTGCGCGGGCCGATCTCAGAGCTGCAACGGCCAGAGCCGCAGCAAAGACGACTAA